The following are encoded together in the Bicyclus anynana chromosome 2, ilBicAnyn1.1, whole genome shotgun sequence genome:
- the LOC112045285 gene encoding ethanolaminephosphotransferase 1 codes for MFNYKYLSREHLEGFDNYKYMSKDTSPLSVYVMHPFWNKVVEYVPRWVAPNVLTFAGFLLTVLDFVLLSYYDYDYLAASTKVHNETITEPLNGHAEVIPQSLWYILAVFLFVAYTLDGIDGKQARRTQTSGPLGELFDHGLDSYSVFFIPACLYSIYGRKDFSISPLRMYYIMWNLLLNFYLSHWEKYNTGVLFLPWGYDFSMWTSTFVFLWTGVKGTGFYKRYLFGSYTLANAFEWLIYATGVFTNLPVALYNTYLSYKLRTGKMRSPTEAIRPLWSLVSMFAVCSVWVHKSDRLPDCDPRALFLLIGTLFSNVACRLIVSQMSNQRCELLNWLLWPLSMATVLSIALPQYELATFYAMTTLSVLAHIHYGACVVRQMCDHFRISCFHIKQRTD; via the exons atgtttaattataaatacctTAGTCGTGAGCATCTCGAAGGATTTGACAATTATAAG tataTGTCAAAAGATACAAGTCCACTGAGCGTGTATGTAATGCACCCTTTCTGGAATAAAGTTGTTGAG TATGTTCCACGCTGGGTAGCTCCAAACGTACTGACGTTCGCTGGATTTTTGCTGACGGTGCTGGACTTTGTTTTGCTGTCATATTACGACTACGACTATTTAGCGGCGAGCACGAAGGTCCACAATGAGACCATCACCGAGCCATTGAATGGACATGCGGAAGTAATACCGCAGTCACTGTGGTATATACTGGCCGTCTTTCTATTTGTGGCATACACTTTGG ATGGTATTGATGGCAAGCAGGCTCGCCGCACACAGACTTCAGGACCTTTGGGAGAACTATTTGACCATGGACTCGATTCCTACTCGGTATTCTTTATACCAGCGTGCCTTTATTCAATTTATGGTCGTAAGGATTTCTCCATATCGCCTTTGAG AATGTATTATATAATGTGGAATCTTCTACTAAACTTTTACCTGAGTCACTGGGAGAAGTACAATACTGGTGTATTATTTCTGCCATGGGGATATGATTTTAGCATGTGG ACATCTACCTTCGTGTTCCTCTGGACGGGGGTAAAGGGTACGGGCTTCTACAAACGCTACTTGTTCGGTAGCTACACTCTCGCCAACGCCTTCGAGTGGCTTATATACGCGACGGGAGTTTTTACTAACCTTCCGGTCGCGCTCTACAACACCTATCT GTCATACAAACTGCGCACAGGCAAGATGCGTTCACCTACGGAAGCGATAAGGCCACTGTGGTCGCTTGTAAGCATGTTCGCGGTGTGCTCTGTTTGGGTGCACAAGTCCGACCGATTGCCCGACTGTGACCCGCGCGCGCTGTTCCTACTCATTGGCACGCTCTTTAGCAATGTGGCG TGTCGCCTTATAGTGAGCCAGATGAGCAACCAGCGTTGCGAGTTGCTCAACTGGTTGCTGTGGCCGCTGTCTATGGCCACCGTGCTGTCTATTGCTCTGCCGCAGTATGAGCTGGCAACATTCTATGCGATGACCACGCTGAGTGTCCTGGCGCATATACATTATGGAGCTTGTGTG GTTAGACAGATGTGCGATCACTTCAGAATAAGCTGTTTCCACATAAAACAACGGACGGATTGA
- the LOC112045287 gene encoding coiled-coil-helix-coiled-coil-helix domain-containing protein 7: MNHLKNTDAERLNPCLKEQEQSYQCLNNNGFDHEKCEAHFDNYRTCKKFWGKVSRDRRARGIVPYLPNVDEREKIKAEYIQKMGQL, from the exons atgaaCCATTTAAAAAACACAGATGCAGAACGTTTAAATCCATGTTTAAAG GAGCAAGAACAGTCATATCAATGCCTTAACAATAATGGATTTGATCACGAAAAGTGTGAAGCCCATTTCGATAACTATAGAACGTGTAAAAAATTCTGG GGAAAAGTTTCAAGAGATAGGAGAGCCAGAGGTATAGTGCCATACTTACCTAATGTAGATGAGAGGGAGAAAATAAAAGCCGAATATATTCAAAAGATGGgacaattataa